CAGGAATTGGATATTACGATTCCTGATTCGATGACAATCCAGGTTCATGAGAGCGACATGCAGACCGTGCATCTCGCATTGCCTCCTGATCCGAACATCACCGAAGAGCAACTCGAAGCCATTTCAGCCGGCCTCTGCTGCTGCTGGTAAACCGAACCGGCCGGCCAGGCGCCGGCTAGAGCGCGGAACTACGGTTTCGCGCCGGTTCAATACTTGAATCTGTCCCCCGCTCAACCCGAGCGGGGGATGGTTCGCGCGCGTATTTCCTGCGCATCGGGTTGACGGGAACTTAGTTCGATACCTCTCCGGACAACACCATGAACACGTAGGCCTTGGCCTTCCGAAGCCTGTTGCCGGAGATGACCAGCTTGATGTGGTGAATGCCTCTTAAGAGCACGTAGCGCCCAGTCTTTCCGAACAGCATGGAGGGTTTGGACACCCAGCCGGCCAGCGCCCCGAGCTTTTCCGCGACTACCAGGTCCTCATGGCCGAGGGCTTCCAGAAACGGGTCCCAATCGGTAAGGCCATCGAGCCAGTAGCGCGCATCTTTCGTATATCTCTGCTTGACGATGAGCGTCAGACCGAGCGCAGAACCCACACCGTCTTCCTCAACGTCGATATTGGCGCCAGACCGGACGATGTTCGCACGCTCCCTGAAGCGGGAAATAACGGACTCCACGGCTGAGATGCGGCCCGGCCAGCCCGTGTCCTGAAGAAAAGAACATATTTCCTGCTGCGATTTGAAGCCCATGATCGCCAGGCGTACCGCGCGTGAGCGGGACGGAAATACCCCGAGGGAATCCATTCGCGTGTCTTCGGGCTGCGCCCGGTAAACCATTTCGAGGCTGCTGCGCTGAGCATCGTTCATCTCCCAGCCGACGCTGGAAACGAGCGCCTCAACCACCGTGCCCACATCGTGCAGCTGGTCCCCGCCCACGATCGGACGTTCGCCGGGCCGCAGGAAGATTCCGGGCTGCGCATGCCCGTTGCCGCGCGCCGAGCCTATGTCGTATTCCAGCATCAGTTTGCGCCCGACGATTTCGCGCAGCGGCGAGCCTTCGGATTCCATTTCCCTGAACAGGCGCACGACGGTCCTCGCCGTTTCATCGCTTTCGTCGCCCCGCGCGAGTTCCTCGAACCAGTCGCCCGCGCGAGTTCCGCTTGCCAGCGATGCCCCGAAATCCGCTTCCGGCCTGCGCTCGTGCAGCGGAAGTTCGAAGCCGAATGGCAGGGCGGCCATCGTTATCGGAAGTCTCCCTGCGCATTCCAGCACCCGCTCCCATTCCCGGTCCCCGATAAGTACGCCCGAAATCCTGTTTCTCAGGTGCCCGAGCAAGTCGGCCATGGTGCCGCCCTCTTCCGCAAGTCGGTCCTGGGTCCGCGTTATTGCTTCGTCAATGTCCACGCTGTCTCCTCAGGCGATGACCGGTGCGGGATTGATGTCGGCTTCGGCCATGGGGCTGTGGCGGCGGCCCATGCTGACCGGCACGTCATACAGGCGCCCCGGAGCG
This region of Gammaproteobacteria bacterium genomic DNA includes:
- a CDS encoding NHLP leader peptide family natural product precursor: MRSGEQMLQQIVEKSALDAEFRQQLLADPKSTISQELDITIPDSMTIQVHESDMQTVHLALPPDPNITEEQLEAISAGLCCCW